A genome region from Pan troglodytes isolate AG18354 chromosome 3, NHGRI_mPanTro3-v2.0_pri, whole genome shotgun sequence includes the following:
- the LOC461287 gene encoding UDP-glucuronosyltransferase 2B10 isoform X2, with translation MALKWTTVLLIQLSFYFSSGSCGKVLVWAAEYSLWMNMKTILKELVQRGHEVTVLASSASILFDPNDSSTLKLEVYPTSLTKTEFENIIMQLVKRLSEIQKDTFWLPFSQEQEILWAINDIIRNFCKDVVSNKKLMKKVQESRFDIIFADAYLPCGELLAELFNIPFVYSHSFTPGYSFERHSGGFIFPPSYVPVVMSKLSDQMTFMERVKNMLYVLYFDFWFQIFNMKKWDHFYSEVLGRPTTLSETMRKADIWLMRNSWNFKFPHPFLPNVDFVGGLHCKPAKPLPKEMEEFVQSSGENGVVVFSLGSMVSNMTAERANVIATALAKIPQKVLWRFDGNKPDALGLNTRLYKWIPQNDLLDIKRIL, from the exons ATGGCTCTGAAATGGACTACAGTTCTGCTGATACAACTCAGTTTTTACTTTAGCTCTGGGAGTTGTGGAAAGGTGCTGGTATGGGCCGCAGAATACAGCCTTTGGATGAATATGAAGACAATCCTGAAAGAGCTTGTTCAGAGAGGTCATGAGGTGACTGTACTGGCATCTTCAGCTTCCATTCTTTTTGATCCCAACGACTCATCCACTCTTAAACTTGAAGTTTATCCTACATCTTTAACTAAAACTGAATTTGAGAATATCATCATGCAATTGGTTAAGAGATTGTCAGAAATTCAAAAAGATACATTTTGGTTACCTTTTTCACAAGAACAAGAAATCCTGTGGGCAATTAATGACATAATTAGAAACTTCTGTAAAGATGTAGTTTCAAATAAGAAACTTATGAAAAAAGTACAAGAGTCAAGATTTGACATCATTTTTGCAGATGCTTATTTACCCTGTGGTGAGCTGCTGGCTGAGCTATTTAACATACCCTTTGTGTACAGTCACAGCTTCACTCCTGGCTACTCATTTGAAAGGCATAGTGGAGGATTTATTTTCCCTCCTTCCTACGTACCTGTTGTTATGTCAAAATTAAGTGATCAAATGACTTTCATGGAGAGGGTAAAAAATATGCTCTATGTGCTTTATTTTGACTTTTGGTtccaaatatttaatatgaagAAGTGGGATCACTTTTACAGTGAAGTTTTAG GAAGACCCACTACCTTATCTGAGACAATGAGGAAAGCTGACATATGGCTTATGCGAAACTCctggaattttaaatttcctcATCCATTCTTACCAAATGTTGATTTTGTTGGAGGACTCCACTGCAAACCTGCCAAACCTCTACCTAAG gaaATGGAGGAGTTTGTACAGAGCTCTGGAGAAAATGGTGTTGTGGTGTTTTCTCTGGGGTCAATGGTCAGTAACATGACAGCAGAAAGGGCCAACGTAATTGCAACAGCCCTTGCCAAGATCCCACAAAAG GTTCTTTGGAGATTTGATGGGAATAAGCCAGATGCCTTAGGTCTCAATACTCGACTGTACAAGTGGATACCCCAGAATGACCTTCTAG ATATAAAGAGAATATTATGA
- the LOC461287 gene encoding UDP-glucuronosyltransferase 2B10 isoform X1 codes for MALKWTTVLLIQLSFYFSSGSCGKVLVWAAEYSLWMNMKTILKELVQRGHEVTVLASSASILFDPNDSSTLKLEVYPTSLTKTEFENIIMQLVKRLSEIQKDTFWLPFSQEQEILWAINDIIRNFCKDVVSNKKLMKKVQESRFDIIFADAYLPCGELLAELFNIPFVYSHSFTPGYSFERHSGGFIFPPSYVPVVMSKLSDQMTFMERVKNMLYVLYFDFWFQIFNMKKWDHFYSEVLGRPTTLSETMRKADIWLMRNSWNFKFPHPFLPNVDFVGGLHCKPAKPLPKEMEEFVQSSGENGVVVFSLGSMVSNMTAERANVIATALAKIPQKVLWRFDGNKPDALGLNTRLYKWIPQNDLLGHPKTRAFITHGGANGIYEAIYHGIPMVGIPLFFDQPDNIAHMKAKGAAVRLDFNTMSSTDLLNALKTVINDPSYKENIMKLSRIHHDQPVKPLDRAVFWIEFVMRHKGAKHLRVAAHDLTWFQYHSLDVIGFLLACVATVLFIITKCCLFCFWKFARKGKKGKRD; via the exons ATGGCTCTGAAATGGACTACAGTTCTGCTGATACAACTCAGTTTTTACTTTAGCTCTGGGAGTTGTGGAAAGGTGCTGGTATGGGCCGCAGAATACAGCCTTTGGATGAATATGAAGACAATCCTGAAAGAGCTTGTTCAGAGAGGTCATGAGGTGACTGTACTGGCATCTTCAGCTTCCATTCTTTTTGATCCCAACGACTCATCCACTCTTAAACTTGAAGTTTATCCTACATCTTTAACTAAAACTGAATTTGAGAATATCATCATGCAATTGGTTAAGAGATTGTCAGAAATTCAAAAAGATACATTTTGGTTACCTTTTTCACAAGAACAAGAAATCCTGTGGGCAATTAATGACATAATTAGAAACTTCTGTAAAGATGTAGTTTCAAATAAGAAACTTATGAAAAAAGTACAAGAGTCAAGATTTGACATCATTTTTGCAGATGCTTATTTACCCTGTGGTGAGCTGCTGGCTGAGCTATTTAACATACCCTTTGTGTACAGTCACAGCTTCACTCCTGGCTACTCATTTGAAAGGCATAGTGGAGGATTTATTTTCCCTCCTTCCTACGTACCTGTTGTTATGTCAAAATTAAGTGATCAAATGACTTTCATGGAGAGGGTAAAAAATATGCTCTATGTGCTTTATTTTGACTTTTGGTtccaaatatttaatatgaagAAGTGGGATCACTTTTACAGTGAAGTTTTAG GAAGACCCACTACCTTATCTGAGACAATGAGGAAAGCTGACATATGGCTTATGCGAAACTCctggaattttaaatttcctcATCCATTCTTACCAAATGTTGATTTTGTTGGAGGACTCCACTGCAAACCTGCCAAACCTCTACCTAAG gaaATGGAGGAGTTTGTACAGAGCTCTGGAGAAAATGGTGTTGTGGTGTTTTCTCTGGGGTCAATGGTCAGTAACATGACAGCAGAAAGGGCCAACGTAATTGCAACAGCCCTTGCCAAGATCCCACAAAAG GTTCTTTGGAGATTTGATGGGAATAAGCCAGATGCCTTAGGTCTCAATACTCGACTGTACAAGTGGATACCCCAGAATGACCTTCTAG GTCATCCAAAAACCAGAGCTTTTATAACTCATGGTGGAGCCAATGGCATCTATGAGGCAATCTACCATGGGATCCCTATGGTGGGCATTCCATTGTTTTTTGATCAACCTGATAATATTGCTCACATGAAGGCCAAGGGAGCAGCTGTTAGATTGGACTTCAACACAATGTCGAGTACAGACCTGCTGAATGCACTGAAGACAGTAATTAATGATCCTTC ATATAAAGAGAATATTATGAAATTATCAAGAATTCATCATGATCAACCAGTGAAGCCCCTGGATCGAGCAGTCTTCTGGATTGAATTTGTCATGCGCCACAAAGGAGCCAAACATCTTCGAGTTGCAGCCCACGACCTCACCTGGTTCCAGTACCACTCTTTGGATGTGATTGGGTTCCTGCTGGCCTGTGTGGCAACTGTGCTATTTATCATCACAAAGTgttgtctgttttgtttctggaagtttgctagaaaaggaaagaagggaaaaagggaTTAG
- the LOC461287 gene encoding UDP-glucuronosyltransferase 2B10 isoform X3, whose amino-acid sequence MRKADIWLMRNSWNFKFPHPFLPNVDFVGGLHCKPAKPLPKEMEEFVQSSGENGVVVFSLGSMVSNMTAERANVIATALAKIPQKVLWRFDGNKPDALGLNTRLYKWIPQNDLLGHPKTRAFITHGGANGIYEAIYHGIPMVGIPLFFDQPDNIAHMKAKGAAVRLDFNTMSSTDLLNALKTVINDPSYKENIMKLSRIHHDQPVKPLDRAVFWIEFVMRHKGAKHLRVAAHDLTWFQYHSLDVIGFLLACVATVLFIITKCCLFCFWKFARKGKKGKRD is encoded by the exons ATGAGGAAAGCTGACATATGGCTTATGCGAAACTCctggaattttaaatttcctcATCCATTCTTACCAAATGTTGATTTTGTTGGAGGACTCCACTGCAAACCTGCCAAACCTCTACCTAAG gaaATGGAGGAGTTTGTACAGAGCTCTGGAGAAAATGGTGTTGTGGTGTTTTCTCTGGGGTCAATGGTCAGTAACATGACAGCAGAAAGGGCCAACGTAATTGCAACAGCCCTTGCCAAGATCCCACAAAAG GTTCTTTGGAGATTTGATGGGAATAAGCCAGATGCCTTAGGTCTCAATACTCGACTGTACAAGTGGATACCCCAGAATGACCTTCTAG GTCATCCAAAAACCAGAGCTTTTATAACTCATGGTGGAGCCAATGGCATCTATGAGGCAATCTACCATGGGATCCCTATGGTGGGCATTCCATTGTTTTTTGATCAACCTGATAATATTGCTCACATGAAGGCCAAGGGAGCAGCTGTTAGATTGGACTTCAACACAATGTCGAGTACAGACCTGCTGAATGCACTGAAGACAGTAATTAATGATCCTTC ATATAAAGAGAATATTATGAAATTATCAAGAATTCATCATGATCAACCAGTGAAGCCCCTGGATCGAGCAGTCTTCTGGATTGAATTTGTCATGCGCCACAAAGGAGCCAAACATCTTCGAGTTGCAGCCCACGACCTCACCTGGTTCCAGTACCACTCTTTGGATGTGATTGGGTTCCTGCTGGCCTGTGTGGCAACTGTGCTATTTATCATCACAAAGTgttgtctgttttgtttctggaagtttgctagaaaaggaaagaagggaaaaagggaTTAG